In Nocardioides sp., the following proteins share a genomic window:
- a CDS encoding undecaprenyl-diphosphate phosphatase: MIDLLKAVVLGLIQGLTEFLPISSSAHLRIYPELFGWGDPGAAFTAVIQIGTELAVLIYFRHDIWRIATMWLKSLVNAEYRGHLDARMGWYVIIGSLPIVVLGIVLKDVIEKDFRSLWIVGTTLIVMGIVLGIADATSSNERTAKQLRLRDAVLMGAAQALALVPGVSRSGATISMGRFLGLEREAATRFAFLLAIPAVIGAGLFELKEIPHGANEYGWTPTIVATIVSFLVGYAAIAWLLRYVSTNSYRPFVLYRVALGALTLGLLAAGVLTA; encoded by the coding sequence GTGATCGACCTGCTCAAGGCCGTCGTTCTGGGTCTCATCCAGGGCCTGACGGAGTTTCTGCCCATTTCCAGCAGCGCGCACCTGCGCATCTACCCGGAGTTGTTCGGCTGGGGTGACCCGGGGGCGGCGTTCACCGCCGTCATCCAGATCGGCACCGAGTTGGCCGTGCTGATCTACTTCCGCCACGACATCTGGCGGATCGCCACGATGTGGCTCAAGTCGCTGGTCAACGCCGAGTATCGCGGGCATCTGGACGCGCGGATGGGCTGGTACGTGATCATCGGATCACTGCCGATCGTGGTGCTCGGGATTGTGCTCAAGGACGTCATCGAGAAAGACTTCCGCAGCCTGTGGATCGTCGGCACCACGTTGATCGTGATGGGCATCGTGCTCGGGATCGCGGACGCGACGTCGAGCAACGAACGTACGGCCAAGCAGTTGCGGCTGCGCGATGCGGTGCTGATGGGCGCGGCCCAGGCGTTGGCGCTGGTGCCTGGGGTGTCGCGTTCGGGTGCGACGATCTCGATGGGCCGCTTCCTGGGGTTGGAGCGCGAAGCGGCGACGAGGTTCGCGTTCCTCCTGGCGATCCCGGCCGTGATCGGGGCCGGACTCTTCGAGCTCAAGGAGATCCCGCACGGCGCGAACGAGTACGGCTGGACGCCCACGATCGTCGCCACAATCGTCTCGTTCCTCGTCGGGTACGCCGCCATCGCCTGGCTGCTGCGCTACGTCTCGACGAACTCGTACCGCCCGTTCGTGCTCTACCGCGTCGCGCTCGGCGCGCTGACGCTGGGACTGTTGGCCGCGGGTGTCCTCACGGCCTGA
- a CDS encoding aldo/keto reductase, which yields MQQRRLGATGLSISRLGLGTMTWGRETDEHEAREQLEAFVDAGGTLLDTAAGYTDGGSETLIGRLLGGVVSRDEIVVATKAGMFRRPGKRAVDTSRGYLLRTLDASLSRLGVEYVDLWQVHTWSDDSPLEETLSALEMAVTSGRARYVGISNYSGWQTARAATLQQSRTPLASTQMEYSLLNRRIESEVLPACAALGLGVLPWSPLGRGVLTGKYRTGTPSDSRGASSSFSSFVSAYLDDHSGRIVEAVCRAAEGLDWEPLQVALAWVRDREGVTAPILGARTAAQLTPALATESLVLPPEIAAALDDVSA from the coding sequence ATGCAGCAGCGTCGGTTGGGTGCCACGGGCCTCTCGATCTCCCGGCTGGGTCTGGGCACGATGACCTGGGGTCGCGAGACCGATGAGCATGAGGCCCGTGAACAGTTGGAGGCTTTCGTCGATGCCGGCGGGACCCTGTTGGACACGGCCGCGGGCTACACCGACGGCGGATCGGAGACGTTGATCGGCCGGCTGTTGGGCGGCGTGGTCTCGCGCGACGAGATCGTGGTGGCGACCAAGGCCGGGATGTTCCGGCGGCCAGGCAAACGCGCCGTCGACACCTCGCGCGGCTACTTGCTGCGCACCCTGGACGCGTCGTTGTCTCGCCTCGGTGTCGAGTACGTGGACCTGTGGCAGGTGCACACCTGGTCTGACGACTCGCCGTTGGAGGAGACGCTCTCCGCGTTGGAGATGGCGGTGACCTCGGGTCGCGCTCGCTATGTGGGGATCTCCAACTACTCCGGCTGGCAGACCGCCCGCGCCGCCACCCTGCAACAGTCACGAACGCCGCTCGCGTCGACGCAGATGGAGTATTCGCTGCTCAATCGGCGTATCGAGAGCGAGGTGTTGCCGGCCTGCGCCGCACTGGGGCTGGGGGTACTCCCCTGGTCGCCGCTGGGACGTGGGGTGCTGACCGGCAAGTACCGCACCGGCACGCCGTCAGACTCGCGCGGCGCATCGTCCTCCTTCTCCAGCTTCGTGAGCGCTTACCTGGACGACCACTCCGGCCGGATCGTGGAAGCGGTCTGTCGCGCGGCGGAAGGTCTGGACTGGGAGCCGCTGCAGGTTGCGCTCGCCTGGGTACGCGACCGTGAGGGCGTCACCGCCCCGATCCTCGGAGCGCGTACGGCTGCCCAACTCACCCCGGCCCTGGCGACCGAGTCACTCGTGCTCCCACCGGAGATCGCCGCCGCGCTCGACGACGTCTCGGCCTAG